atttATTCTTAATGTCAGGGGAaacggggggtgggggggagggatGCTATTGCCGACTAGGGGAATCTAAAAGTTAATCCCGAAGGTTAACCACTAAAATCGCAGGCGATTTAAAGGGAATGGGGAAACGCCAAATAAAAACAGGCCTAAAAGGAAGGCTTCCTACACCCAATATATCTTGaaaagactaaatctaaaacgCCGCTGCTGACtagaacataaatgaaacaaaagaaccAGCGAAGGCAGGCCACACAGACCTAACCCACTCTAAAGAGACTCTGAGAAGAAGCTAAATGGTGAGAAAATCCAACAGATAGGTTCACGTGGTACTTCTGCAGATTCACACACCCCTATACAGCTAGAGGAAAAAACAGGACAGCACTCTCACTACCtctgacaaagagacagagtcAGCACCTGAGCACTGAAACCAGGGGTAGATACAGGCTTCAACCACCTGATCCTCATCAGGGACAATTAGGCTCCACAGCTGCCTCTGCTCGGAGATAAATAACCCAACCAGCCTGCTGAGTGGAAAGTGACCCTCACACTTAAACCtataacaaagtagttttattttcaaaagactggagcagaaattgacatgtgcgtcccgtgttgctggacatacgttgttgaaagtcgtgctgagcgtcaacggaaaaaaaggaaatttctttctatgtacacaaatcaaatatgttcagtttcatgactatttcaccaactgccatgagactgtgttggatatTGACAACAGCAGGTACGAAATTATCACAGCAAATGTGTTCTCACTGTCCGCTCCATCTCCACCATTTCCACCAGCTGGTACAAAACTGGAAAGAAATGACCATTTAAGATTTAAGTTGCTGGAAATCAGCTTGACATGAGATAGAGAGGAAAtttactttgtgtttttctctatCCAGTCTCGGAAGTTGGCTATTCTTGTCTGAACTGTGTAAATCTGTTGGTGGCAGTTCTCTTCTTTATAGCTGAAACTCTCCAAACCGAGGAGGTGCCAGCGTGTGCCGGAGGCTCCCGGAGTCTCCTCGTGACCCGACGGGACACCAGTTGTTGATGACAGCACAGCTGGCGTGGTTGTGATACCTGGATTAACGCTGGTACAAGGGCTTTGAGGACGGGACGGCGTCCTAATGACACACAGTGTATTGTCACTTATCACTGCGGTTCGTGCTCCTCCTTGAGCAAACTCTCTTTCACACCGAGCAACATCAACCAACTCGACCAGTCTCGTCTTGCTGGAGGGAGTGTCGCGGCTCCGGTGCCTGTGATCGTTGGGTAAAATCCACCTCGCAGTGTGAGCCTCCTGCGCTGTCACTTCACCGCCTTGCACTCTGGGTAGACACACTGGCAACACACGCTCACTGATCCTGGCCTTGTCTTTCAGCTTGAGAACAGCCACGTCGGAGTCTGGTGCTGAGTAGAAGTTTGGATGGACTAAAATGTCTGAAACCTGCTggggcagacagagagagagtgatattgGAAGTGAGAATACCTGAGAACCCCTGATGTCACTAAGAATGAGCCAACTTTTGTTGGTTTTGGAATATTTGTCAAGATTAGATAATATGCGTCAAGATGCGCAAAGATTTCATATCCAAATCAAATATCCCGGTAAAGCTTTAAGTGCACATCTCAATGCCAAAGGATTTCCTCCTGTTCCATTTACAAACAAAAACCTACCCAGaagattatatttatttaatcaagATGTCTtgcttaatattactgctgcatctGCTGTTTGGTGGATTTTGTAGTCATGGGAAACTTTTGTGCACTGCATGAccggaaaataaaaaaagatcataATAAAAATGAAGAAGTTTAGGCTTTTGGGTTAAAAGTTggataaatgtgttttgttttttttagacatcAATACAACCAATGTTTACCACTATTTAAATGACTATTTCAACTTGCAGTTATTGAAATATAGCCATTTAAATTGTTAGAAAACATATACTATGCAACCTAAAATCCAAAGAAAACtttcaggctttcaactaaTTTAACCCAGTTTTAACCTTGACATCGAAATGTTTTTTGTAGGGCCGTCAacgttaacgcaataataacgcgttaaggcaaatttgttttaatgccactaatttctgtaacgcaactcgcgatttttaggttgtagcgggctcagttttaaagctagagtgaagatactggcattatatgaaactagaaaacataaggaatccattggtaccaaccatgtcatactgtttaggtgagaaaaaactgtcaaggccatcttcaaaggggtccattgacctctgacctcaagatatgtgaatgaaaatgggttctatgggtacccacgagtctcccctttacagatatgcccactttatgataatcacatgcagtttggggcaagtcatagtcaagtcagcacattgacacactgacagctgttgttgtctgttgggctgcagtttaccatcttatgatttgagcatattttttatactaaatgcagtacctgtgagggtttctggacaatatctgtcattgttttgtgttgttaatagatttccagtaataaatatatacacacatttgcataaagcagcatatttgcacactcccctgttgataagagtattaaatacttgacaaatctctctttaaggtacattttgaacagatgtaaaatatgtgattattttgcaattaatcgcgattaaatattttaatcaattgatagCCGTAGTTTTTTGACATGCAGTAGATGTCTAGATAACAAATCTAGAGAGCCATGCTTGCAAAGAAATGATATGGCTCTATACTGTAAAGATAAtataatagaaatagaaataaaaactgTTTTCTGACTAGGAGACTGTGTCGTACCCTAAGGTGGGGCAGGCTCTTCAGCCGGTCCTTGGATGTCTGGTGCTGCATGCCTACTACAACCTTCACATGTGCCGGGTGAAGGGTCTGCTGCTTGTCCTTGTCGACCACACACTGAGCTGCCACCAGGACGCCACGCTGGCTgagcagagccccgctgcaggCGAGGGACCAGAATGTGGACTCCTCTGAGGCCCCCTGCTGGATGGACATGGTTCCTCCACGGTGGGGCCTGTTGGTGCTGGCAGTGTGATCAGGAGGTGAGCGGATATAGACAGCAGCATGCCACGGCCACGGTGTGTCTGTGAGGTTGTATAGACTGGAAGTGTCGAATTTGCCGCAAACTGTGGGAAGGCAACAATCAGAGAGGAGgtgtcaaaaatgtaatttcataaaCTTGTAAAAAAGGTGATTAAAGCCTTTAATACAAATTCAAGGTAGGTTAATAATTCTACCTTTTCATTCACATGGTAAATTCCTTAAACACTTAAAACTGGAAAATCTGTTAATTAGTTTTCTTGCTACATTATTtggtgttgagaaggggacggGCCGTTGTTATTCCAAAACaccaatagtccaaaaaatgtcccataggacagaaaaaagcccatttgtctgacagtccgttaccccgaaaacaaacattcattgACTAATCCAAGGCCCCGAAAATACACACCCTCTGGGCTACAAACAGAGGCACCTGGccacttattatgcagaatgacagcGATCAAAGGATTCCACTGGTAAAAAGATATATTTCCGCAGGCGGAAATCTACTGAAATTGAGGTCCAACCGactattttttcccccacacgAATGTTCTGTAGGGGTGCAAACATTCATAAGTCTGTGCTTTGTGTGAAACGGCTTTATGGCTAGCTGCTTTCCCATTTCCAGTTTTAGGCTACGGTAAGCTAAGTTAGCCGGCTGTTGGTtctatagcttcatatttacaatTCAGACGTGAGAGTGGTATTAATCGTTTCATCTAACGCTCTGCAAGAAAGACAatgagtgtatttcccaaaaatgtcaaactattgctttaagTGAGTCCATGTAACTTTTGCTGAACAGCGGCCACTGTGGCCACAAGTGGGAATTACAGGTTCATggttatttttaaattgtagtgTAGTGATATCATCCCTACTTGTCATATTTTGCGTAGTATCATGACGCTGAATGTTTGTGCGTGATTAAAGTTgtaacatgtggttaacgttgtgaaacagtggcggctaggtttaggcaacaaaactacttagttaggatttgAAAAAACttaatggtttggcttaaaataagtacacttGTAATGTAACCTAAGCTATTTACATAACTATTGTGACTCAGTGGAACACTGTCACGTCACAATGTTGTCAGTAAAAATCAatcaacttttggtttcacacgggacatgaacgccggtctcctgagtaaaagtcctgtgtttgtttgtcccaTCCGACACCCCTTCCACCTGCCCTTAGTAGACTTCTCGCTCTAAATACAgggcagcgacgtacatgaaacctgccttggcggaggtctgcgctcttcGAGTGCACTTTTAGTTTTAAATGTGACATTGTCTCACTTTAAAGTAGAACACAGGCTACAtatctattgtttttttctcttggaAAGAAACTCAGGTCTCACTTCACAAGCTAGGTCTATTCAGTTGCTGCTCTCACCTGGTGAGCAGGAAACATGGCGTCCACTCCACCTGCCAGACTTCAGACAGGTGCGTCGGGAGCTCCCCGTGTGGCGGTAGAGCGGGGAGGCACACTGATACTCAATGCTCGTGTGGACTGGGTGAAAGCCATGAGGGAGCTCCACGGAGGCGGTGTCGTCTTCTTTTGACCGTTTGTCCGATGTAAGGGGAATAAAACCAGCTGACAACAAATCGTGCATGTTGTACCTGGATGAGAGGTGGATTCTTTGGTCTGGATTCtctctgtgaaaaaaaaagagtggtCTTAATTAATAGCTCCTTATCCTGCAAACGCCATTGCTAATTTCCCATTTCAATTGTTAAGTTTCCACACCTGTATTGCATAGTACATAACTATTTCCATCTGAATAATATGCAAGATGCTATAATCACATAAAGATGAGAGTCTACAGCTACACTAGTGAACTGTGTGGTTGAACTTtggcacagcagtgctttgagttTGTGTCTGGAAGGTAACAAGCACATTGCAAAACTCTCACAAGATGGTTTTGAACTGGAATAGTTAAAGGTCCagcgtgtaggatctggcggtatctagcggcgaggtgaggagattacaaccacctgaagcctctcccgtgcgCCAAgagtgttggagagctacggtggctgacgtgaaaacgtgaatggccctctctagagccatctggagcagagtcagtgcgtagagtgtgcgtgtatgtgggaagtgagtggcgaagcaagagagagagagcggcggcgacaggAGAGAGTatcgttatcgactccggcccaagcaggaaaagagtttgatttgtccgttctgggctactgtagaaacatggcggtgcaacatggcggactccgtcaagaggacccgctccctaggtagatataaacggctcattctaaggtaacaaaaacacaacaattcttatcatcaggtgattacactaaagaaaacatagttatattaatattatattccatttctgccaatatatccccataattgttacacactgatcctttaaggttaggataggtcggcAGCGAGTCTAAAAAGAGTTTTTACAAGTTTTCTTAAAAtcggggttaccttctagatacAATCGTGCTGTGAACTAagtgctaatgtcagcatgctgacatgccctcaatgacaatgctaacatgccaaTTCTGAGcctgtttaccatgttcatcatCTTAATTTAGCGTGTTagtagcatgctaacatttgctaattagaacaaaacataaagtagtacagctgaggctgatgggaatgtcattagtatTGGGCGAATCAAAATGTTGACCCAATGATGGCGCAAGGTGAAACAATTAAGGGATcataacacaaacaacaatGCTGCTAgcatgacaaaaaaagtctacACGTAGTAGCTTTAAGTTGACAAAATCATGTAAATGCACACAACACCTACCTTGATATCAGATGTGGCTGGACGACACTTTGTCGCACAAGGTCAGAAACTTTGGGCTCTCGACATGCTGTAGAAGAAAATCAAGCAGGTGGCTATTAGTGTACGACTTAAGGATTACTTTCTGAGCCTCCATTGCATAAACAACTCCATTTCAATAACATGAATAATTGTAAGCAGAAGGGTAAGCTATTCAGAGTAAATAGAAACAATTTTATGCAGAAACGATAAGGGACAAACATTCATCATACAGAAAAATTCATAACCATTACTGCTTAATCTTTACAAAGAAATGGCCTTGTTTACTATACACTCATCATTGTGTTCTAATTTCTAaattgttccttttttttatgtccGGATATGTAAATTCCCAGCTAAATTGGGCTGTCAGAGAAACAAATAGTAAGACCGACTGTATGTTGGAAACATTTTGTGGCGTTCTCACACAGTAATGACGTGGGAAATAGGCTACTTTGTGTGTGTAACAGTGTGTTACCAGCcctaatgtgtttttgaaaacagCTACCTCTCACACACTTGGGCGGCCTGCTACTCCAGGATCCATTAGAGAGGCAGGTACTCTGGTGGTTTCCACTCAGAATGTAGGACTTTTTACAGAAAAACTCAACGGCCTCTGCAGCTCCAGCTGTGTCTGGAGCGGGTCTGTGGTAGCCATTGAGCAATTTGGGTGGAGGGGGACACCGGACTCGGCTTGTTTGGCCTGTGTTTGTGAGAGACAAGGAACAAACTCACACAATAGGTGGCTTTTATAATGTACAAACATCAGAAATGAAGACCAGAAGCTACCTGGTGGAAAAAAGTACCTTTTACACATGTGGGAGCTGAGCCACTCCACGTGCTATTAGGCAGACAGATCCTCTGCTGGGAGCCGATCAGTGTGAAAGGTAAATGGCACCGGTGGTTTACAGACACAAGCTCCTCCTTTGTTCCGTATACAGGCAGCAAATATCCATTCATCAGTTTCTCTGGGAGTGCACACGCCTGATTCTTGATGGATGAACCTGTGGAGAAACTGGtgataaatgaaagaaaaacctCCACAATGCAAAACTCAATAAAGATACAAAAGTTTAGCTTTTACTGAATTCACATAAATGGTACAAAACTGATCAGAAAGTATGAAAATCCTCTCGTTCTGCAGTTGTTTCAGATATTGTTTTGCTGTTCAAAAgtattgctaaaaaaaaaatcatttttcctTTAAAGGGAAAAATATTAGTTGAGTTACCTCTTGCTGCATAATCATGGTAATCCCTGTTGGGATTGAAAGAGTTATGGGATAAACAACTACGAGGTGTATTATTTACAGTTCTCTTAATGAGACCTAACttaatttagattatttttttttctatttcagtgATTTTGAAAAACTTAAGATGTGTGTGGGGAGGTAATGAGTGTTGTTTTGACACGTCGTGGAGAAATGCTGTACCAGAAGGTGATAGTATTGAAACACACACTAAAGCCCATTCCctgagtgtttgttgttgtctaAAATCCTAGAGATTGCCTCCTTCATTTTCCCTAAATGAGAgctagtcagtggtcatgtctataatgttaaatccagcagtacACAAGcatccggcgaggacactaggggacgcgctgctccactcaactggctgttcaagcggtgacgtaccctattgttgaatgcacctgattggtccctggttttctgctcgtcatttcaaacagaaaacaacatggcggcctgcccgtaaactttctgttattccgtctaaacaatccaccaaaatctacttctgaaaacattttaagcgacaAATGGgatatgccactgctgaatctcgtttcattttagaactagatggcctagtttgacagctcggtccaagtttcgtgagccagaCGTGTTgtgctggacgggctcatttgcataaaggactgttccccgccttttcattttgaaagagcaacggccaatgaggaaactccaacactcggccgatcaatcgtgtaacttcatcactcagtcagtcagtgatagacttttgcgtttgtagggctggcccaaTGCGGTTCAGCCAAAAAAGAGCAGGCTGCTTTAAATCATTGACATACATAGTGAAAGGAATAATGGCCCTAGGACACTGCCCTGGGAGACCCCACAAGTTAAAGGTTTTTGACTGGCGAGCACCACAATAACATTAACCTTTTGGAATTGTGGTTGAAGGAGGAACGAATTGAACCCTTTCAATTGCCCTGCCTCTCTAAAACTCTCCTTTTAGTTTGgtatgtttttatattacagTGAGCCAGTTGAGATGGCGGAGAGCTTCAAGTATCTTGGAATCACATTTCACAGTAAACTTTGATCATTACACTATACTCATATCCACAAACGCTGCCAACAGTTGCTCTCTGCCATCCAGAAACTCAAAGTACTACTTTCATTCACCGCAACCATTTTTGCACTCATCATAGCACTTGACCCCAGCCACCCCCCTGGATTCATGCTTCACTCTATACTCATCTAGCTGCAGATAAAGATCTCTGATCTGTAAAAAAGCACTCTACAGTGAGACCTTTGTGCCCTCTGCAATAATACTCATTTGTACTCATACAAGTGTGAAACCTcctggtctgagaagtgaagccaatgcggaagtgccttaaagttgcattatttctaatagccagcagggggcgactcctctggttgcaaaactaAGTTAGAATTCTATTggagtctatgagaaaatgagcctacttctcacttgatttattacctcagtaaacattgtaaacatgagtttatggtctcaatcgctagtttcaagtcttcttcaatacagcatgatgttcatttagtaaattatggtcccatttagagtcaaatagaccataaaggaggggatgctttagggcgtggctaccttgtgattgacacgTTGCCACCAAggcgttgttcggtctgggagttgtccgcattttcgtcttacaactttaaccctttcagtatgttttcagttcatcaaagtttaTATTAACAGTTTGTTcgacttctggttgcaaaaaaacaaagtgccaaactcaaggcttcaaaatgggagtccataaaccaatgattgacgtcacggtgactatgtccacttcacatatacagtctatgactcATACACTCTATGTTATCTTGTAGagatttttataattaattcaAATTATATTCATAATTAATTATATGCGAAAATAACTTAACCCTTCTTTgacttatattattataaattaaatagctTGTACCACTATGACATGTTCAGGTAAGCCAGCGAGAGTTAATgtccaggaggaggaagactggATAAATGGGATGCATCATTTGCTTCAAAGAGGGCAAATGGAGAGGGGATGAGTATGATTAATCTGTCGCTGACTGTCCGTCTCACATCGCTGCCCTGTATAGAAGGCTGCACACTCACAGCAGACTGAAAGAGGAGGAAATAATAATATGGTGCATGCAATCAAAGAGGTGGAAGGGAGAGCAGGGTAGCAATCATCTGTATCATGTATTCATGTAGATCTGACATAAAtacctacagtatattgcaAACGAGAATAAATCAGACAGATACACTCTTAATCTATTTCATGTGGATTTTACAGAGGAAACCACTTCATCATCAGCTGAGCATGGGGACGAAATAAGAGCAACACTACTCATTACAATGCAATACAGTCCAACAATATGGCAAAAACACACCAAGGGAGTATGAGATTGCATTATCTGGTGagtgtttctgtcattttatctgATGTGTATAAGTAACATTGACATTACTAACAATGATTGTACCTGCCTGGATTTTCCTGAAAAGTCAGAACAAAGCCGTCAAAGTTGTTGTAGCCGTCCGAGCTGAACAGGATGTGCAAGAGGTTCCCAGAGCTTTCAATCGGAGGAGGCAGCTGATCCCCACAATAGCGGCCAATCACAGGGGAGCTCAGATCGTCGCCATCGCGCACCTCGACGTAGTCGTACCGACAGTTATGGTCAGCCTCCAGACTGAGCAGTGAAAACCTGCAGCGTAACCAGACACAAGTTTTGTTTAAATGGTGTTCTTCTCTGTCCTATTCATACGAGCCGCTTTCAACCCTCCAACCCGCCAACAgactcacgctattaatacgaCATCACTTCCTTCGACGCtacgggtgggtttacattggagttagttgaaagcccggttcgtcacatactgtaaaGGGTGCCACCGAAAgggtgcgtcggtttccgatgccaagGTGCGCTGCCCAATCGGCGGCATTTGACGAgtcgggagtgagaacgggttgaaataacatgaaaaactaactttttcagtgcttgtgttcatacatttgggtatctggagtgcctaccaacccacaaactgtgaaataagacaacccagtcagtttttttatgggctgcctagatcagaaaacatgtggaTCAACAGCTATTCAagtttggctccccttcctatgtcacaggctcattagaatataccgccaaCAGCTTGAGAGCTACtgtacctttgcaaaggtgcaccatattttacttgtaaaccaatcagagcagactgggcttttttgcacattaaagcatgtaaacatgttctagtagaaacctggAAATGTGCATTATATATCCCCTTTAATAACAATAAGAACTGTGGTGCCTTTACAAATAAAGACTGACCATATCCTTcggtttcagacattttcatacattttcatacATGCACATGAAAGCTTTGAAAAAAAGTGACCCACCTCAGCTCGATGCTGCTGTCCCTCTCCACTTGCACTGTCCATTCACATCGGGCATTTGTTGGATAACTCTCCATGGCTATGTGACCCTGAGCCCGCTGAATGACGCCTCCACATGCTACCCACAAGAGAACTGTAATTACTTTCACTTTAGCAAATAATTCACATTCTCATCGAATGTGTGTTTATCGCAGTAGCAcggtacatttttttttgctgttgcaAGCAGGATCAGCGATGTGACACGCTGTGCAAGGGTAAGAAAATCACGAGTTGACAGGATCCAACCAGCCACTTTAATAACCATGATTATAAACATCATGCTGGTAGTCACGCTGGCATGTGTGTTCTTCAAAAggaataaacaaaaaaagtaaaacaagatGTTGAAAATTCTACAAATTGATTTCTGTCAGTCCTCGCTATACTGAAAGGGTCCCCAGGGTGAGGGTTGAAATTAGGATTTGAGTTGGAATTTAATGGTTAAAGGTTTTAGAATATTTTAGATTTCACAACCCTTTTTGTACACACCCCACAGCAAAGCAGTATTCAAATCAGGCAGCCTATTTCATCAGAATGCTTGGCCACTTCGTATCTATTCAGACTCTAAACAGGTTGTGTAGGACAACAGGAGTTGCATAATGGCTCCATGCCTTCCCTTTTTATATGTCAAACTGATAGTATAACAGAATGGCAAGTGGCAATTTCCCTCGGGCcatgaaaaaataacaatagagaAATATCATGAGGGTGAATAACAGGAGCCAGCAAGCAGgtaaacttttttttgctttcctcTATGACAGCATCATGTTGCCGTGAGACATTTGATTTAACATATTTGGGTATGACAGCTGCTGTAGCACAATGCTGATAGTTATGTTTTCAATTCTTATCAATACCTGAATATTTTAGTGAACATGAACTACAACTAGATAATAGCAGTTGACTTAGTTGGAGCTTGGCTGAAACCAAACAAAGAAGCGTTGTCGCCACCAAGTGTCCTCATGGTGTATTACAAATGTGGGTGCAGCAGTCTGAAAACTGTGGACCACAAAGTTGGTCATGATTACAGCTTCAAATCCTGTGTTCCATCAATTAATGGTGTATTTCTTCATAGTAATAGATACTAGAGATTTATTTGTAGGTCATGGATTTTGTGCCCTTAAAGGAACAATGCGTAGCATTTAGTGTAGCACTAAATTTGGAtttggaccgtttttgtgtcagaaCATCAGAAACATTCAAATCCTCAGCTAAATGAACAAAGTTAAAGTGTAGTTTGGTGGAAATACGAATCTCAGACTGAACACAAAATTCTTTAACCTAGAAGACATTTATttgggtttgtttttttggatttTTAAGAGCATTTTGATCTTTCTGGTAGCTTGTATTGTCCAGTACATTGTCAATTTCTATGTGCAAATTAACAGTATTTGTTTTAacttcttaaaggaacagtgtgcagcatttagGGAGATTTATTGGCAGcaattggaatataatattaatatgtatgttttttttagtttataatcacctgaagagAAGAATcggtgtgtttttgttaccttagaatgagtcgtttatatctacatggggagtgggtcctcttctcAGAGCCagttttctacagtagcccagaacggacaaaccaaacactggctctagatagggccgtTTGCATTTTTCGCCTCGGTCAccatagttctccaacacgcttggcacacaggagaggtttcagttggttgcaatctgcaacctcaccgctagatgccgccaaatcccacacactgtacctttaacttaTTATAGAAACCTTCCCAGCAATGTTTACAAATGCTGCAAATGTATACAACAATTTTAAATCTTTACAAAACATTAAGTAATTTCAAGCTGTCACATATTGTCAGTCTTATCTTTATCATTTCATATGTTAACTAGCCGGATAACACTATATTCGCTAATGTATGTAATCAAATGTAATATAATCCAAAAAGAAAATCAAGCATTCTGCCAAGGAGTTGTATAGATGGTATTTAAGAACACATCAGCACTTCTTCATATTTGCATAGTTGAGTATTTGTGAAATGTATGCTCCGTGTGTTACATGTTCTCTCATGTCTGCAATGAGATTCAGAATATTCAGCTAATCCTGAGGCAAGATACGACCTTACAGAAATACATGCATTAAAGCAATCTAACTCACTTTTACAGTCCCCTCCGCTCCAGCCTTGGCGACACTCCGTACAATACTTTCCATTGACAAAGAAGTTGTCATTGGCTTTCCATGTTCCATTGTGGCAGGTTTTACAGTTCTCAAACAGGCTGCAGCCTGACAAGGACAAACACAGGAAGAAGCTTAAGTATTTTATGTAGCAGATTCTTTTAGCAGATAAAGGAATATCTAGAAGCGACAGTGAGAGTGTACCAGGGTGAATGATGCAGGGGTCACACTGATCCAGAGCATTGCGGCAGCAGGGAACAGTGTAGCCGACCTTCGAGCCTTTTGAGGGACACCGACACTGGATCAGGTGGTACTCACAGCATGGGCGACACATGACGCTCCACTCAGAGCTTGGGCAGTTGTCCTCTGTCAGAGGGGTGGAACCAAAACAAAGGAGAGTGGCATCAAAATTACAGCTGGAGTTGGTGATGTgcctcaaaaacatttttgttatatttgttgaagttcccattacatcctgacagcaatcaataaatgaaatgctttgaccaaaaaaaagaaaaaaatccagtaGATACCGGATTCCCTACCTGCACACACTCATTGCGCTT
This window of the Sebastes fasciatus isolate fSebFas1 chromosome 2, fSebFas1.pri, whole genome shotgun sequence genome carries:
- the pamr1a gene encoding inactive serine protease PAMR1, which translates into the protein MLTFISRKASASTLLDPKLYYLLLNLCFCVKAWPHEDNCPSSEWSVMCRPCCEYHLIQCRCPSKGSKVGYTVPCCRNALDQCDPCIIHPGCSLFENCKTCHNGTWKANDNFFVNGKYCTECRQGWSGGDCKTCGGVIQRAQGHIAMESYPTNARCEWTVQVERDSSIELRFSLLSLEADHNCRYDYVEVRDGDDLSSPVIGRYCGDQLPPPIESSGNLLHILFSSDGYNNFDGFVLTFQENPGSSIKNQACALPEKLMNGYLLPVYGTKEELVSVNHRCHLPFTLIGSQQRICLPNSTWSGSAPTCVKGQTSRVRCPPPPKLLNGYHRPAPDTAGAAEAVEFFCKKSYILSGNHQSTCLSNGSWSSRPPKCVRACREPKVSDLVRQSVVQPHLISRENPDQRIHLSSRYNMHDLLSAGFIPLTSDKRSKEDDTASVELPHGFHPVHTSIEYQCASPLYRHTGSSRRTCLKSGRWSGRHVSCSPVCGKFDTSSLYNLTDTPWPWHAAVYIRSPPDHTASTNRPHRGGTMSIQQGASEESTFWSLACSGALLSQRGVLVAAQCVVDKDKQQTLHPAHVKVVVGMQHQTSKDRLKSLPHLRVSDILVHPNFYSAPDSDVAVLKLKDKARISERVLPVCLPRVQGGEVTAQEAHTARWILPNDHRHRSRDTPSSKTRLVELVDVARCEREFAQGGARTAVISDNTLCVIRTPSRPQSPCTSVNPGITTTPAVLSSTTGVPSGHEETPGASGTRWHLLGLESFSYKEENCHQQIYTVQTRIANFRDWIEKNTK